The segment agacttatataacaataacgataacaacaacaattattattattattattattattattattattattattattattatgtgaacacaacacagcaaatgagatcactatgctggatttcgtatttcatcccaagcacctaggactgtgtgatgtagcggcgaattatgtttgccgatcccagtaaagcggccttttgcaattgacagatggagattttgtcaattacaatggttttcaaatgtccgctgagatcctttggcactgcgcccaacgtgccaagtaccactgggaccactggGTGATTTTCATGAAGGGAACAGattcttaacttaacttaactgtTGCCAAGGATTTGGACGCACTGATTTAAGAGGTGGGGCATGCAACATCAACTCTGCCAGAGTAAGCAGTAAGAGAAAATGAACATAATAATTGGGTGGGTTTGTGTGGAAAAAACATTTTAGTTCTGATAGTATTTGCCCAAGGTGGAAGCCTTAGAGATTAAATTTATGTCCTGTTGGGTTTCAAAGGAGCTAAAACGAATAAACTTTTTactctttttattattatcaatttTATCTGTTTTTCTAATGTTGATGACGGCTCCCTCGCCTcaactcaggggtccccaaacttggcaacttttaagacttctggacttcaactcccagaatgttggctggagaattctgggagttgtagtccactagtcttaaagttgccaagttggaagaACTTAACTGGTTGGGGGAGCACAGTTAAGGCTATCTCTGAGTCTTTCATAATTCATCTCCTACTCTATGTTCATCTTTCAGAGGCCCCCAAGGATCAGCCTTATGACCCCTTCAATTATGGTAAGTTAATCATTCCCTGAAAAGCTTGTCTGGGGCCTTGGGAACCAATGCAAATTGTTAACAACCAGCAGAGTTAGATAAGAAAACACAGTAATTTGTTGATTTGCAATTGAAGTATAGAACACCTCTGGAAtccacttatttttaaaaatttatcccgctttgttattttataaataattcaaggcagtgaacatacctggtactccttcctcctcctatttttaatACAATGACAACCCTGTGAAGTAGATTGGGCTGAAGGAGAGGGACTAGAATTCTcaggctcctggtgattggctcaaagtcacccaaccagctttcatgctgaagatgggactagaattctcaggctcctggtgattggcccaaagtcacccaaccagctttaATGTTGAAGGTGGGACTAAATTtcccaatctcctggtgattggcccaaagtcaaccaACCAGCTTTCACGATGaagatgggactagaattctcagtctcctggcgattggcTCAAATTCACCCAGCTAGTTTTCGTGCCTaacgcaggactagaactcattccAGGCTACGTTCTATTCCTCGCATGACAaactgtttctccccccccccccccataccagaTTACTATTCGCTGAGAGTTGGAGGCTTGGTGTTTGCAGGCATCCTGTTTCTGTTGGGCATCATCATTATCTTTAGTAAGTAGCTACTATCCAGTGGTTGCCCGGGAAGGGGGCTTAGTGGGCTGGGATCAGAACATCCTTGAAGTATGCCAAGTGTGTCCATACAAGCACGGATGTGGGTTGGTTGAGTCTGACTTCTCTGTTGTCTCTGAACCCAACTATTGCACTGTGgtatcttattgattgattgattgattgattttattcattttattctatttattctatttattttatttattttatttattttatttattttatttattttatttattttatttattttatttattttatttattttatttattttatttattttatttattttatttattttatttattttatttattttatttattttatttattttatttatttattttatttattttatttattttatttattttatttattttatttattttatttattttatttattttatttattttatttattttatttattttatttattttattgattcattcaatcattcattcattcattcagtcattcgtttatttatttgatttgcatgccgcccctctccggagactcggggcggctaacagaaataataaaacagcatataataataatccaatactaaaaacagttaaaaacccattattataaaagccaaacatacatacagacataccatgcataaaattgtaaaggcctagggggaaagagtatctcaattcctggtggcgggctggataaatggcctccgcgggtcATATCCAGCATGCGGGCCCtaatttaatttccccatggcacacctgaccatgtctcacggcacactagtgtgttgCAGCACACTGCTTGAAAAGCACTTTGTTAAATAGTgcttctctctcacatacacaaacCCTCATCTCTGCCCAGATTCCTTTGGGGTCCTTGCTcaattctttccctctttctctcctaggCCGGCACTGTCGTTGCAAGTTTAACCAGCAGCAAAGGTAAAAATGCTCTCGTAAAGTACATTTGGAGGGGATGTGAAACTGCGGTTATACGAGTTGTTTCAAATGGATGAAAAGGAACAGCATGAAAAAAAGGCAGGGGAAGAAGCCAAAATAGCATGATGTAGTTTTGCATGTTTTGCGATGTGGTTCAGATAtcttaattacagtggtacctctactgaagaacttaatttgttccgtgagcaGGTAGAAACACTCTTAagtagaaggaatttttcccataggaatcaatgtaaaagcaaattagattagattagattagatttattattattattattattattattattattattattattattattattattattattaattggatttgtatgccgcccctctccgcagactcggggcggctaacaacagcagtaaaacagtacaacaaaatccaatactaaaaaacagttaaaaacccattatataaaaaccaatcatacatacaaacataccatacatatattgtgaaggcctaggggggaaagtgtatcttagttcccccatgcctggcggcaagaggtgggttttaagcagcttacgaaaggccaggagggtgggggcaattctaatctctggggggagttggttccagagggtcggggccaccacagagaaggcgggatcctctgggtcccgccaagtgacaatgatgaaccaactcccccagagattagattagatttattcgatttgtatgccgcccctctccggagactcggagcggctcacgacATAGcacatgatacaaatccaacaataaaaaataatgcgtgcaaacccattaggaaagaaataaaagctcggaatttgggtgggaggaggaggaggaagaagaggaggaggacagtcgatgccgaaggaagaaggtgaggggaggggaataaaaaaaaaatccaaaactttaagtcttaaaaaaaaaaagagggactctgaggtggcgaggaggagcatgtgactcccatacacccagtgcgaggctgccactacgccagagagagaaacccagggggaatggcaggaaactggccgggccttcgtgctgctctcaaatttcctgggaaatttttccgggttcgggttcttaagtagaaaatggttcttaagaagaggcaaaataaatcttgaacacccggttcttatctagaaaagttcttaagtagaggcgttcttaagtagaggtaccactgtatttggagacTGTTTGCGtcttttttattctcttttatttccattttgttttatcTCCCTGCTGGGGAAGAATCTGGCCAGCCCAATGATTCATTCTCTGAATTAATATGTCTGCTGGTAATTGCTTTCTTTCTGTGATGCCGGGATTGGAAGTGGGGAGAGACAGGGCGTTAGAAGGTTAACTTGTAAGCCTGATGTCGATAATTACCCAATAAATGAGCTTTTAATTTTGACCCTTGTAGAAATATTCAGACGATACACCATAAATCGGACGTTTGGAAACAGTGGGGTGCTAGCAGCAAATAAGAGTCGTGAAAATTGGGAGGAAAAGAGTACCACAGATTCAACAATACTGACCAAGTAGTGCCAGAGCccatgtaacaacattgccaaaaaaacattaagagttgttaacataatcttgtgcagcttcttctctgctgatattgtatttttaactagagcatacaacacatttgctagaccaattcttgaatacagctcatctgtctggaacccccactatatatcagatattaatagagccggggtggcgcagcaggtagagtgctgtactgcaggccactgaagctgactgtagatctgaaggtcagcggttcaaatctcatcaccggctcaaggttgactcagccttccatccttccgaggtgggtaaaatgagaacccggattgtgggggcaataggctggctctattaaagagtgctattgctaacatgttgtaagccgccctgagtttaaagagaaaggcggcataaaaatggaatgaatgaatgaatgaatgaatgaatgaataaataaataaataaaattaaaaatgtcgagagatatttcacgagaagagtcctccacccCTCTACCCGCAATAGAattccttatgccaccagactcaAAATTTGGGGCTTAGATAATTTAGAACTATGCCTCCGTAGGTCTGACCTAAATgaagcacataaaattatctgctacagtgccctacctgtcaatgactacttcagcttcaactgcaacaatacacgaggacacaatagatacaaacttaaagtgaaccaATCCATACCCCATTGcagaaaataagacttcagcaacagagtggtcaatgtctggaatttattaatttattaatttattgatttattgatttattaatttattaatttattgatttattaatttattaatttattaatttattaatttattaatttattaatttattaatttattaatttattaatttattaatttattaatttattaatttattaatttattaatttattaatttattaatttattaatttattaatttattgatttattaatttattaatttattaatttattaatttattaatttattaatttatttcaattttttatgccgcccttctccttagactcagggcgccttacaacatgttagcaatagcacttttttaacagagcaaggctattgcctccacaatccaggtcctcattttacccacctcggaaggatggaaggctgagtcaaccttgagccggtgatgagatttgaaccgctgaccttcagatctacaagtcagctccagtggcctgcagtacaacactctacctgctgcgccaccctggctcattacagtgttcccttgattttcacgggcgatgtgttccgagaccacccgcaaaagtcaaatttccacaaagtagagatgcggaagtaaatacaaaatttttggctatggacaacatcgcaagccatcccttaacacttgaaACCCGTAttttaccatttcccattcccttaacaaccatttactcaccattattactggtactcaccattgaataagacacttagtgatcctgatatttataaacataattatttattaacaataataattattttttgttatttatttgcaaaaattattagtttggcgatgacgtatgacatcatcgggctggaaaaaccatggtatagaaaaaaatccacgaactattttttaattcatattttttgaaaaaccgtggtataggctatttgcgaagttcgaacccgcgaaaatcgagggaacactgtacaccatgTGGCTCTGTTCTTACATCCTCAAACTCCTGATTAAGATGTCATGCAAAGGCTACTGGAAAGGAactggtggcacagtgattagaatgcagcattgcaggttaactctgcccaCTTCCAGACGTTCGATTCTGACCAGCTTAAGATTGATTCAATCTTTCATCCTTccgatgaggacccagattgctgggggacaagatggtatataagtctaagtgctattgctattgtatgcacacacaaaaaaaggaaaaataaatatttttcaaggGATGTAACT is part of the Erythrolamprus reginae isolate rEryReg1 chromosome 11, rEryReg1.hap1, whole genome shotgun sequence genome and harbors:
- the LOC139173990 gene encoding phospholemman-like, producing the protein MWLLLPLCGIFIANSAAEAPKDQPYDPFNYDYYSLRVGGLVFAGILFLLGIIIIFSRHCRCKFNQQQRTGEPDEEEGTLRSSIRRLSTRMR